The DNA sequence CCGAGCTATCGCGAGGCGGCGTGGGCGGGCGAGCGCCTCGCGGAGGCGCTCGACAAACCCGTACTCGTCGACGAGCCGTCGAGCGACGCGGCGACCGAGGCGCTCAAACGCGAGTTCTTCGCGGGCGGGGGCAAGGTGCTCGTGACCTCGACCCGGGGAACCCTCACGGAGGGCGTGGACTACGACGGCGACAAACTCGGGACGTGTGCGGTGGTCGGGGTGCCGCTCGTCAACGTGGCCTCACCCCGGATCCGGGCGGTGCGGCGGGCCTACGGGGCCGCCTTCGACGAATCGAAGGCGTTCCGGTACGCGCTCACGGTGCCCGCGGTCCGGCGGGCGCGTCAGGCCATCGGTCGCGTCATCCGCGGGCCCGAGGCTGTCTCTTATACACATCTCTGNGAGATGTGTATAAGAGACAGCCCCGACGCCGAGCGCGAGGAGTTCGTGACGCTGACGCCGATGTTCGTGGAGACGGTTGTCAACCGGTTCGGCACCGAGCATCCCGGGTTCGGTGAACGGAGAACACGCTGACGGTCGTACGTACTTTCGAGTTGCAGGACGAGGCCAGCCGCTGAGACGTTCGTGTCGTGGGCCGATGGGCCGGGGGGTGGCCCGGGCCCACGTTCTCGTGACCAGCCGAGCAGGGGAACGGGTTGACAGACGACGGATGTGGGGGGTGACTGGATCGAACCTACCCGGCAAGTGGGCGTTTCGGTGCGCTCGTTATGGTCCTTTTGGCCAGTTGAGGTTTTCTTGACGGCCGGAACCGCTTGGAGTATCGTCGAGAGTCACCGAACCGGGATCGATGGACGGAGCACGCGATCCTCGGGACGAACCGAGCCGCCCGAACCCGCTCTGAGTGATCGGTGACGTTTATGTGCGTTCCCGTGCTGGCTCCCGGTGGGTGATGCCATGCAAGGGAACAACGGAGCCGACCGGAAGAACGGGCGCACACGAACCTGTCAGCGGTGTGGGAAGGGGATGTCGAGCCCCTACATCAACGACGGGATCTGCTATCACTGTCGGGACCGGTAGCCGTTCGTAGGATTGCGGTCCCGACGAGGGTCTTCGGACGCCGAGAGCCATCTCATCGAGAACGGTTGTTCCGACCGATCGGCTAGAGTCGGTCGTCGGAGAACGGGTGGTCGCGGGAACAGTGACGAGGGCGGAACCGACGGCGGGCGCGCTCTTCGAGTCGAAAACAGGGGGAGGGGAAGGACAGGACCGGGGGGAGTAGTTACGAGTGATGCCAGGCAACGGATCCCCGCGGTGGTCCTACCCGATCCTCGATGCCAGTTCGCCATAAGCTTTGTGTGTACCCTCACATCTCGAATTTAGCTACGTCACATTCGGTACACGAGGCGTTCACCGACCCGACCAGCCTCGATTTCGAGTGGAAGTATCACTAGCCGTAGAACAGCTACCGCTATTGAGCGGTCGGGAATCCCTCGTACCCACGGTCGCGAAAGGGGTGGTCAGTCGTCGCCGACGAACCGGAGCGCGACGCCGAGGGCGATCACCGCGAGGCCCGCGATGGCGCTCATGATCGGCGGAACCGGGAGGAAGAGCAGTACGACACCGGCGAGGATCAACACCGTGGACTTCTGGACCATGCGCGCCCTCGCTGGCCCGGCCGGATACCGTTTATGGTCACGACCCTCGCCCTCTTCACTGAACGCTCGCGGGAGTTCTCATCCGAGACGTGTCCGCAGTGTTCGATGCGAGGCGGACTGAGATCCGTCGTGGCTTCCTAAACGTTATGAAAGTGGGGCTTGGTGACTCATGCATGTCCAAACCGGACGACCAGACGACGGAATCGCCAACGGAGACGTGTGACGAATGCGGCGAGAGCGTGTTGGCGGCGTATCTGGGCGACGGGGTCTGTCCCGAATGCAGGAATTGAGTCGCATGGAGCACACCTCCGAGCAGGAGAAATACCCCGCCCGGTGCGGGAAGTGTGGGTGCATCTTCGTCGTCTCCGAATCCGAAGCGGGCGACTACGCGATGGGAGCGGTCGACTGTCCCGACTGTGGCTCGTCCGAGTTCGAGGAGTTGGAGTACACAGGTGAGGAGTGCTGAGGGAACGTGTTTTCAGTGTAGAGATACCTGATCACACGTGTCCTATCGCACGACCGCTGGCGTCTCGCTCATCACGTCCGGGATCCTCACCCTCGCCCTCGTCTACGCACCCTACCCATCGTTCTACTGGGGGATCGGCTTCATCCTGGTGGGGGTACTTCTCTTCCTCACTCGGCGGATCGTCTGAGGCGTCGTCGCCGTAACCTGCAGAGATTCGGTCGCCGTCAGCAGAACTCCTGGCTCGCGAACACCCTGGTCTGGCCGTCGGTCTCCTGGATGTAGACCCCGATCCCCTCGTTCTCCCAGTAGGGTTTGAGGAGGTTCTCGCGGTGCTCGGTCGAGTTCATCCAGCCGTTGACGATGCCGCGGGCGAGTTCCTCCTGGGTGTCGTACTCGACGGTACGGTTCTCCATCCGAACGGGGGCGTCGTAGTAGGTGTAGAGGATGTTCTCGCCGCCGGTGGCATACCGGAGCCCGTCCATCGGGACGCGACACTGGTAGCCGAACTTCTCGTAGCGGTCGGCGACGGTCTCGCCGTCGGGGCCGACGTGGGCGAAGTAGCTCCGGTTCGCCATGTCGGCGCTGTGGTAGCGCGCCACCGACCGGAGCCCGGTGTCGAAGCTGAGGTTCGAGAGCCCGCGCTCGGCACGCTGTTCGTTGATCCCCTCGTGGACGAGATACTCGAGGCGCGTGCCGTTGAGTTCGCCGGCGTTCGAACTCGGAACCGACGCGTTCGTTTCCGGATCGGCCACGGACCCGGTGTCGCCCGCGACGTCGCTCACGCCGATCGTGCCGACGTCGGCGAGTTCGTCCACGCCCTCGAACGGGCCGAGGTCGGTCGCGTTCCCGACCGCCTCGCCCAGGTCGGACGGCTGGCTCGGCAGCCCGCCGAACGCGAAACCGGCGGCGAGCGCGACCACACAGACCACGAACGCGAGCCGCAGGAGGGTCGAGACGACCCAGCCGACCGCGCCGACGAGCCAGCGAAACATCTATCGGAGGTTCTCGTCGGATAGCTATGTATCTGTCCGTCGGATCGGGGGGTCGCCTCAGATCGCGAGGACGCCGGGGTCGAGGCTGTCGCCCGGCCGGCTGTGTCGCCAGCGAACCGGGCTCTCGGTACACTGGACGGTCTGGTCCGAGCCACAGGAGCCGACGAACAGCACGACGAGACAGTAGATCGGCGGGCGGTCGCGGTCGGATTCGTCGCCGATGCTCACGATCGTGATCCGTTCGACCCCTTCGACCTCGCAG is a window from the Halococcus hamelinensis 100A6 genome containing:
- a CDS encoding CAP domain-containing protein, translating into MFRWLVGAVGWVVSTLLRLAFVVCVVALAAGFAFGGLPSQPSDLGEAVGNATDLGPFEGVDELADVGTIGVSDVAGDTGSVADPETNASVPSSNAGELNGTRLEYLVHEGINEQRAERGLSNLSFDTGLRSVARYHSADMANRSYFAHVGPDGETVADRYEKFGYQCRVPMDGLRYATGGENILYTYYDAPVRMENRTVEYDTQEELARGIVNGWMNSTEHRENLLKPYWENEGIGVYIQETDGQTRVFASQEFC